A window of the Planctomycetaceae bacterium genome harbors these coding sequences:
- a CDS encoding malate dehydrogenase yields the protein MKAPIRVAVTGAAGQIGYALIFRLASGEVFGPDQPVILHLVEVPPVMGALDGVEMELADCAFPTLAGVVKASSDQLEVGFGDCNWVLCVGSVPRKAGMERGDLIRINGPIFTSTGRAINAAAAKDVRVVVVGNPCNTNCLIAMNSAPDVPRDRWFAMTMLDQNRAVSQLAARAGVGVADVSNVGIWGNHSATQFPDFFHAKIGGKPATEVIGDDAWLQGDFISTVQKRGAAVIAARGASSAASAANAVLDTVKGIIRPTPAGSCFSAAICSDGSYGVEAGLISGFPLVSDGSRVSIVQGQTHSEFAQEKIDVTVNELKSERDTVKDLLS from the coding sequence ATGAAGGCTCCGATTCGAGTAGCAGTAACGGGTGCAGCCGGTCAGATTGGTTACGCTCTGATATTTCGACTGGCTTCAGGAGAAGTCTTCGGACCGGATCAGCCAGTCATTCTTCATCTGGTAGAAGTACCACCCGTTATGGGCGCGCTGGATGGCGTTGAAATGGAACTGGCAGACTGCGCGTTCCCCACACTTGCTGGCGTTGTCAAAGCCAGCAGCGATCAGCTTGAAGTTGGATTTGGAGATTGTAACTGGGTTTTGTGCGTGGGCAGCGTTCCGAGAAAAGCCGGGATGGAACGGGGTGATCTGATCCGCATCAATGGCCCTATCTTCACCAGTACCGGTCGTGCGATCAATGCGGCCGCAGCGAAAGATGTGCGCGTCGTTGTGGTGGGAAATCCCTGCAACACGAACTGCCTGATCGCAATGAACAGTGCACCAGATGTGCCTCGCGACCGGTGGTTTGCCATGACGATGCTGGACCAGAATCGCGCGGTATCACAGTTGGCGGCACGGGCGGGCGTTGGCGTTGCCGATGTCAGCAATGTTGGCATTTGGGGGAACCACAGTGCCACACAGTTCCCGGACTTTTTCCACGCAAAGATTGGCGGCAAGCCCGCCACCGAAGTCATTGGTGACGATGCATGGCTGCAGGGTGATTTTATCTCAACAGTCCAGAAACGTGGTGCCGCCGTCATCGCAGCCCGAGGAGCTTCCAGTGCTGCATCGGCAGCGAACGCAGTTCTCGATACCGTGAAAGGCATCATCCGTCCAACACCAGCCGGGTCGTGCTTCAGTGCAGCCATCTGCAGCGACGGTAGCTACGGTGTTGAGGCAGGTTTGATCAGCGGATTCCCTCTGGTCAGTGACGGATCCAGGGTCTCCATTGTTCAGGGACAGACACATTCTGAGTTCGCTCAGGAAAAGATCGACGTCACCGTAAACGAGCTGAAGTCGGAACGCGACACAGTCAAAGACCTTCTGTCGTAA
- a CDS encoding superoxide dismutase has translation MPYSLPQLPYAYDALEPHFDARTMEIHHTKHHQAYINNVNAALEGSPLADKPIDDLVRDLASVPEAIQGAVRNNGGGHANHSLFWTVLSPNGGGAPTGDLAKAIDAAFGSLEKMQEQFNKAAATRFGSGWAWLCVGGDGSLIVESTANQDSPLSIGHTPILGLDVWEHAYYLHYQNRRPDYVKAFWNIVNWAEVARRFATAKG, from the coding sequence ATGCCGTACTCACTTCCTCAACTGCCCTATGCTTACGACGCTCTGGAGCCTCACTTCGATGCTCGTACGATGGAGATCCACCACACCAAGCATCATCAGGCGTACATCAACAACGTCAATGCAGCTCTGGAAGGTTCTCCGCTGGCGGACAAGCCAATCGACGATCTCGTTCGCGATTTGGCGTCGGTCCCTGAAGCCATCCAGGGAGCAGTCCGCAACAATGGTGGCGGTCACGCCAACCATTCACTGTTCTGGACCGTATTGTCACCCAACGGGGGCGGTGCTCCGACTGGCGATCTGGCGAAGGCCATTGACGCTGCGTTCGGCAGTCTGGAAAAGATGCAGGAACAGTTCAACAAGGCGGCTGCCACTCGATTCGGCAGTGGCTGGGCCTGGTTGTGCGTCGGTGGAGACGGCAGTCTGATCGTGGAAAGCACGGCGAATCAGGATTCTCCTCTTTCAATCGGACACACTCCAATCCTTGGCCTGGACGTCTGGGAACATGCGTACTACCTGCACTACCAAAATCGACGACCAGACTATGTAAAGGCGTTCTGGAATATCGTGAACTGGGCCGAAGTTGCTCGCCGATTCGCAACAGCCAAAGGCTAA
- a CDS encoding arginyltransferase, whose amino-acid sequence MARELEIVGDQHDCAYLSGRTAQMTFRYALELPEQRYSALLERGWRRFGRSLFRPICGGCRECQPLRICINEFQPSKSQRRILARNQEINLTIQSPRVTQEYLDLYDRYHADMNRRRNWPSREITADQYHESFVEGNFGFSREFIYRLNGKLVGLGIVDITQSAMSSIYFFYAPELRSLSLGTFSVLKELEAGRQLKKAHLYMGYYIRDCGSMNYKNRFPPYQILENFVDDSKTPAWVTKTDAE is encoded by the coding sequence ATGGCACGTGAATTGGAAATCGTGGGTGACCAGCATGATTGCGCGTATCTCAGCGGACGCACTGCGCAAATGACCTTCCGTTATGCGCTGGAGCTGCCGGAGCAACGCTATTCTGCCCTGCTCGAACGCGGCTGGCGCAGATTCGGACGCTCTCTGTTTCGGCCGATTTGCGGCGGCTGCCGTGAATGTCAGCCTCTCAGAATCTGCATCAACGAGTTTCAGCCGTCGAAAAGTCAGCGGCGAATACTCGCCAGAAATCAGGAGATCAACCTGACAATTCAGTCGCCTCGGGTCACGCAGGAATACCTGGATCTTTACGACCGATACCACGCCGACATGAACCGTCGCCGCAATTGGCCAAGCCGGGAAATCACCGCCGATCAGTATCATGAATCGTTTGTCGAAGGGAATTTCGGTTTCAGCCGCGAGTTCATCTACCGCCTGAATGGCAAACTGGTGGGATTAGGGATCGTCGATATCACGCAATCCGCGATGTCCAGCATCTATTTTTTCTACGCTCCCGAACTTCGCAGCTTGTCGCTCGGTACGTTTTCTGTCCTCAAAGAGCTGGAGGCTGGCAGGCAACTCAAAAAGGCTCATCTGTACATGGGCTACTATATCCGGGACTGCGGTTCGATGAACTACAAGAACCGTTTCCCACCCTATCAGATCCTCGAGAACTTTGTAGACGATTCCAAAACACCAGCCTGGGTGACCAAAACAGACGCTGAATGA
- a CDS encoding glycosyltransferase family 2 protein, with the protein MNPNPGRDETVHESQSIQQRSLTPEQDFNNLLPSEQGSMSPVINDSVSILTASDPRAVAGAPKEWRRSHSSIVQVTIIYLLTVLFTATAYTLWYTRFAEWLGIHSQNFSPFMRYMVIIVSVCWAVMLSRWAFLLTMSYLQLLQDSRTPANSIHHWPHVSILIPAFNEEPTITAALASLRQLDYPNFDVVVIDDGSKDLTYQLAKQFALANPTLNIRVFRKPNGGKWSAHNFGLQRTLGELVLCLDADSRLRSESLKLMVARLVDPNVAAVAGQVSVRNRTNLLTYLQSLEYLMANGALRLAQSFFGQVLVVPGPIGLFRRDVMEEVHMLFAKPPGEIKEGECSGPFEGDTFAEDFDLSVSILSLGYRIVYEPMAVSDTKAPDSLLVLLNQRYRWSRGSLQVIRKFVNRLRKRQIAWHTGLFFWLCFCYLLEIAIFPFMYGMGLVCMTPFMMYPGTFALIVSGVILMWGLNASISSLYIAVHRDQWRLLSAVPLLDSYFGLCLSAGLFFSLLDEARCKKMKW; encoded by the coding sequence GTGAATCCGAATCCCGGACGCGATGAAACGGTTCACGAAAGCCAGAGCATTCAGCAGCGATCATTGACTCCTGAGCAGGACTTCAACAATCTCTTACCGAGCGAACAGGGATCAATGAGCCCCGTCATCAATGACAGCGTTAGCATCCTGACGGCATCGGATCCGCGGGCCGTAGCTGGTGCCCCCAAAGAATGGCGCAGGAGCCATTCTTCGATCGTCCAGGTCACGATCATTTATCTTCTGACCGTATTATTTACGGCGACCGCATACACATTGTGGTACACACGTTTCGCAGAATGGCTGGGCATTCATTCACAGAACTTTTCCCCCTTCATGCGCTACATGGTGATCATCGTTTCCGTTTGCTGGGCAGTCATGCTGTCTCGCTGGGCGTTCCTGTTGACGATGTCTTATCTTCAGTTGCTGCAGGATTCGCGAACTCCTGCCAATTCAATTCATCACTGGCCTCATGTCTCGATCCTCATTCCGGCCTTTAACGAAGAGCCGACCATCACCGCAGCTCTGGCCTCATTGCGGCAACTTGATTATCCCAACTTCGACGTCGTGGTGATCGATGACGGCTCAAAGGATCTGACGTATCAGCTGGCGAAACAGTTTGCACTGGCCAACCCGACCTTAAACATCAGGGTTTTCCGTAAACCGAACGGTGGCAAATGGTCGGCTCATAACTTCGGCCTGCAACGCACCCTGGGCGAATTAGTGCTCTGTCTTGATGCGGACAGCCGACTGCGATCAGAGTCACTGAAACTCATGGTGGCTCGACTCGTCGACCCAAACGTCGCTGCAGTTGCCGGACAGGTAAGCGTGAGGAACCGCACCAACCTGCTTACTTATTTGCAGTCTCTCGAGTACCTTATGGCGAACGGGGCTTTACGACTCGCGCAAAGCTTTTTTGGCCAGGTGCTGGTTGTTCCCGGCCCCATCGGACTGTTTCGCAGGGACGTCATGGAAGAGGTCCACATGTTGTTTGCGAAGCCCCCGGGTGAAATCAAAGAGGGAGAGTGCTCTGGCCCCTTTGAAGGAGACACTTTTGCCGAAGATTTCGATCTCTCTGTCTCCATACTTTCGCTCGGATACCGCATCGTCTACGAACCGATGGCGGTGTCAGATACCAAGGCGCCAGATAGTCTTTTGGTACTTCTCAACCAGCGTTACCGCTGGTCTCGCGGTTCATTGCAGGTCATCCGCAAGTTCGTGAATCGACTCCGAAAGCGACAGATCGCCTGGCACACAGGATTGTTCTTCTGGCTGTGTTTCTGTTACCTCCTGGAAATCGCAATCTTCCCGTTCATGTATGGAATGGGTTTGGTCTGCATGACACCTTTCATGATGTATCCCGGCACTTTCGCCCTCATCGTATCGGGCGTGATTCTGATGTGGGGGCTTAATGCATCGATATCGTCGCTGTACATCGCTGTGCATCGCGATCAGTGGAGGCTACTATCCGCAGTGCCTCTGCTCGATTCGTATTTTGGTCTGTGCCTGTCCGCCGGCCTGTTTTTCTCCCTGCTCGACGAAGCACGATGCAAGAAAATGAAATGGTAG
- a CDS encoding group II intron maturase-specific domain-containing protein, with amino-acid sequence MRVSPKNERKFRDRVKQITRRNRGVSRSLRISELSRYFQGWVGYFRLLPIKTYFVEVDKWIRRRIRACYWKQWRGVRTRIANLRRLGVKDDEAVTHGSSSRKGPWTQSSSKAVHEALSLDYLAHEGLASLFTIWQTLTAKDLSRPVRTRMPGGVGGAQPQG; translated from the coding sequence ATTCGAGTCAGTCCGAAGAACGAACGCAAGTTCCGTGACCGCGTCAAGCAGATCACCCGTCGCAACCGCGGCGTGTCGAGGTCTCTTCGCATCTCGGAGCTGAGTCGCTACTTTCAGGGCTGGGTGGGTTACTTTCGTCTGTTGCCGATCAAAACGTACTTCGTGGAAGTCGACAAGTGGATTCGCCGTCGCATCCGGGCTTGCTACTGGAAGCAATGGCGCGGTGTCCGCACGAGGATCGCGAATCTGCGTCGGCTCGGTGTCAAAGACGACGAAGCGGTGACTCACGGCAGCAGCAGTCGCAAAGGTCCGTGGACGCAGTCGTCCAGCAAAGCCGTGCACGAAGCACTGTCGCTGGACTATCTCGCTCACGAAGGATTAGCCAGCCTGTTCACAATCTGGCAGACACTCACTGCGAAAGATCTGAGCCGCCCGGTGCGGACCCGCATGCCGGGTGGTGTGGGAGGGGCTCAGCCGCAGGGCTGA
- a CDS encoding DUF3592 domain-containing protein, with product MNQLKRPLPHLLKALFVCVGVALAYWWITDGVSPLSFFILGGIVNYSAAAYFFQRARYRIRTWKTAKGKIVDMEDFADGPGGSPIVVFTDSHGRKYEFTNFMGGSNRYHVGSRVDVLYDPSRPENSQINDWPSLWAVTAIGIGTGTFFAILACLMA from the coding sequence ATGAATCAACTGAAACGGCCGCTGCCACATTTACTCAAAGCCCTCTTCGTCTGTGTAGGGGTTGCACTCGCTTACTGGTGGATTACCGATGGAGTAAGCCCTCTGTCTTTTTTTATTCTTGGCGGAATCGTCAATTACTCGGCTGCCGCGTACTTTTTCCAACGGGCTCGCTACCGAATTCGGACATGGAAGACTGCCAAAGGGAAGATTGTAGACATGGAAGACTTTGCCGACGGTCCCGGTGGGTCACCTATTGTGGTGTTTACGGACAGTCACGGGCGGAAGTACGAATTCACGAATTTCATGGGCGGGTCGAATCGGTACCATGTGGGTTCCCGGGTCGATGTTCTCTACGACCCGTCTCGACCAGAAAATTCCCAAATCAATGACTGGCCGAGCCTTTGGGCGGTCACGGCGATCGGAATTGGGACAGGAACATTCTTCGCAATTCTCGCATGCCTTATGGCTTAG
- a CDS encoding YwqG family protein has protein sequence MNIESLKKTIANVPSVAEHSEFILGLLKPCVHIRLSDGPIEEAGSRFGGHPYLPTDFQWPNHEDGEYKFLGQINFAEIEDRPASLPDSGLLAFFYADDEEGEIFWGDDGYVLGFYWPSFDGHSLFDSPTADVPESVAISLTGGIDIPRYEDLRSDWPFDRDALYELTDALDENSEYLLGYPSFTSLAYDPTPDGDWISLLTVHSLDEFDWCWHDGDKLMVFIESSKLAQRDFSNLKSDAG, from the coding sequence TTGAACATCGAATCTCTGAAGAAAACTATCGCCAATGTTCCATCGGTGGCTGAACACTCCGAATTCATCCTTGGCCTCTTGAAACCCTGCGTCCATATTCGTCTCAGCGACGGGCCGATTGAAGAAGCCGGTAGTCGATTCGGTGGCCACCCATATTTGCCAACAGACTTTCAATGGCCGAACCACGAGGACGGCGAGTATAAATTTCTTGGCCAAATCAACTTCGCCGAGATCGAAGATCGGCCAGCCTCGCTACCGGATTCGGGACTATTGGCCTTTTTCTACGCAGACGACGAAGAGGGCGAGATCTTCTGGGGCGATGACGGTTACGTTCTCGGTTTCTACTGGCCATCGTTTGATGGGCACTCGTTATTCGACTCACCAACTGCTGATGTTCCCGAGAGCGTTGCGATAAGCCTGACTGGTGGAATCGATATACCACGGTACGAAGACTTGCGATCCGACTGGCCCTTCGACCGCGATGCACTGTACGAACTGACTGACGCTCTCGACGAAAACAGCGAATACTTGCTTGGATACCCTTCTTTTACCTCATTAGCGTACGATCCTACACCAGATGGTGACTGGATTTCACTGTTAACAGTCCACTCGCTCGATGAGTTCGACTGGTGCTGGCACGACGGCGACAAACTGATGGTGTTCATCGAGTCAAGCAAACTTGCGCAGCGAGACTTCAGCAACCTGAAGAGTGACGCCGGATAG
- a CDS encoding EthD domain-containing protein, with protein MCLTRHPDLSRDEFRDYWRNNHGPFFMKNAAVIGARKYVQSQTLDSTLNQGLRESRGMMAEFDGVAEVWFDSEEALIQGMSSPEGQKLAGALLEDESKFVDHSKSAAFIVEEHEF; from the coding sequence ATGTGCCTGACGCGACACCCCGACTTGTCTCGCGACGAGTTCCGGGATTATTGGAGAAACAACCACGGCCCCTTCTTCATGAAGAATGCGGCCGTGATAGGTGCCAGAAAGTATGTCCAGTCGCAAACATTGGACTCCACACTCAACCAGGGTCTCAGGGAATCGAGAGGCATGATGGCCGAGTTTGACGGCGTTGCAGAGGTTTGGTTCGATTCGGAAGAGGCGCTGATTCAAGGGATGAGCTCACCCGAAGGGCAGAAATTGGCGGGTGCCTTGCTTGAGGATGAAAGCAAGTTCGTGGATCACTCCAAATCCGCCGCGTTCATCGTTGAGGAACACGAATTCTGA
- a CDS encoding PQQ-binding-like beta-propeller repeat protein, with protein MPILLFTGVMVVAGINRSQVSAAELNWPFRAGPTLNSHIAASDAEGLPKEWDEASGKGIVWKCPLENAGHSTPIIGDGRIWLTAATEEGHRQYVYCIDQATGKVIHHILLFENAEPEPLKNAINTYASPSCALDSTGVYVHFGTYGTAKLDRNTAHVIWQRRDINCRHFRGPGSSPIIFENLLILTFDGIDHQFLTALDCETGKTVWRTERTTDYGDLDENGQPKLEGDLRKSYSTPAFTTVNGRTQVVSVGSRAAFAYDIRTGEELWTIRHDDFNASAPPCFYKDFAILNTGSRNANLLAVRLADDTRGDVSESHVVWNRTKGNSDLAAPVCVGDHILMVTNNGVVSCLEAGTGEELHKIRLDGTFTASPVSDGKLLYVCNEEGDTYVIKADPSLEIVSRNKLADGMRASPAAANGQLFVRTFSTLYCLGSKE; from the coding sequence ATGCCGATCCTGCTGTTCACCGGCGTAATGGTTGTGGCTGGAATAAACCGGTCACAAGTTTCGGCTGCCGAATTAAACTGGCCGTTCCGGGCTGGGCCGACTCTCAATTCGCACATCGCCGCCAGTGATGCTGAGGGCCTGCCAAAGGAGTGGGATGAAGCATCAGGAAAGGGCATCGTCTGGAAGTGTCCACTTGAAAATGCCGGGCACTCGACGCCAATTATCGGCGACGGCCGGATCTGGCTGACCGCGGCTACGGAAGAGGGGCATCGCCAATACGTCTACTGTATCGACCAGGCAACCGGGAAGGTAATTCATCACATTCTGCTGTTCGAAAATGCCGAACCAGAGCCACTAAAGAACGCAATTAATACCTACGCGTCGCCATCATGTGCACTGGATTCCACTGGTGTTTACGTTCACTTTGGCACGTACGGGACGGCCAAACTGGATCGCAACACCGCTCATGTCATTTGGCAACGTCGAGATATCAACTGTCGCCACTTTCGTGGCCCGGGCTCATCCCCCATCATTTTTGAAAACCTGCTGATTCTGACTTTTGACGGCATTGATCATCAGTTTTTGACTGCTCTTGACTGCGAAACGGGCAAGACCGTATGGCGAACAGAACGAACAACTGATTACGGTGACCTGGATGAGAACGGTCAGCCAAAGCTGGAGGGAGATCTCCGGAAATCTTACAGCACTCCGGCGTTTACTACCGTGAACGGAAGAACGCAGGTTGTCTCCGTGGGATCCCGAGCGGCATTTGCTTACGACATCCGCACGGGCGAGGAGCTGTGGACAATTCGCCACGATGATTTTAACGCGTCTGCTCCGCCGTGCTTCTACAAAGACTTTGCAATCCTGAACACCGGATCGCGGAATGCAAATTTGCTGGCGGTCCGGCTGGCTGACGATACCCGCGGTGATGTTTCTGAGTCGCACGTCGTCTGGAATCGAACCAAAGGAAACTCTGATCTCGCTGCCCCCGTTTGCGTCGGTGATCACATTCTGATGGTGACCAACAATGGTGTGGTTTCCTGCCTGGAGGCTGGTACGGGCGAAGAACTTCACAAGATTCGACTGGATGGCACATTCACGGCATCACCTGTCAGCGACGGCAAGTTACTTTATGTGTGCAACGAAGAGGGCGACACATATGTCATCAAAGCCGATCCCTCACTGGAAATCGTTTCTCGAAACAAGCTGGCTGACGGTATGCGTGCGTCACCAGCGGCAGCAAACGGACAGCTCTTCGTCCGCACCTTTTCCACTCTGTACTGTCTTGGAAGCAAAGAATGA
- a CDS encoding DUF1080 domain-containing protein — MKSSIRVPVSFFFFNAALLTTSLLAIGTCQADDADSIRKGEWVSIFNGKDLKGWTPKIRYSELGENYSNTFRVEDGLMKVRYDGGGYEEFGERFGHIFYKTPFSHYKFRVEYRFVGEQCKGGPGWATRNSGVMVHGQDPATMAKDQDFPVSIEVQLLGGNGRNDRHTSNLCTPGTNVVMDGKMKLQHCIDSTSKTYHGEQWVTAEIEVLGNKVIRHILEGEVVLEYQQPQLDPRDKNAKPLIKDDALMLSGGTISLQSESHPVDFRKVEIMVLDGADE; from the coding sequence ATGAAATCGTCGATCCGTGTTCCTGTGTCATTTTTTTTCTTCAATGCGGCTTTGCTTACGACAAGCCTTCTGGCCATCGGTACCTGTCAGGCAGATGATGCGGACTCGATCAGGAAGGGCGAATGGGTTTCTATCTTCAATGGTAAAGACCTGAAGGGCTGGACGCCCAAGATTCGCTACAGCGAACTCGGTGAAAACTATTCAAACACCTTTCGGGTCGAAGACGGCCTGATGAAGGTTCGGTACGACGGTGGTGGCTACGAGGAGTTCGGAGAACGCTTCGGACACATCTTCTACAAGACGCCATTTTCGCACTACAAGTTTCGAGTTGAATACCGATTTGTTGGTGAGCAATGCAAAGGCGGTCCAGGCTGGGCAACGCGCAACAGCGGTGTGATGGTTCACGGGCAGGATCCTGCAACCATGGCAAAGGATCAGGACTTTCCGGTCTCCATTGAAGTGCAGCTACTGGGTGGAAACGGCAGGAATGACCGACACACGTCCAATCTTTGTACCCCTGGTACCAACGTTGTCATGGACGGAAAAATGAAGCTTCAGCACTGTATCGATTCGACTTCGAAAACCTACCACGGCGAACAATGGGTCACGGCTGAAATTGAAGTGCTGGGCAATAAAGTGATCCGACATATCCTCGAAGGAGAAGTCGTCCTTGAATACCAACAGCCACAGCTCGATCCGAGAGATAAGAATGCGAAGCCGCTGATCAAAGACGATGCGTTGATGTTGTCCGGGGGCACAATCTCCCTGCAGTCCGAGAGTCATCCGGTCGATTTCCGTAAGGTTGAAATTATGGTTCTGGATGGAGCTGATGAGTAA
- a CDS encoding biotin--[acetyl-CoA-carboxylase] ligase produces MSPARPLMFDLGRIRKSGIFGHVEYHRSLPSTNTTARELFVPLLAHAPALVLADEQTAGRGRGMREWWSTAGALTFSLVIRPADIGLSQENCPMLSLATGVAVHDMLAGELTSTAISIKWPNDVYVQHQKICGILSEHVTTDGQSGVIVGVGINVNNSLAHAPDDVRFRATSMFDEQQQSFDLTQILLATTARILHRANELAQDAARIIQPFNQNHLLNGRRVTVNSPTPVTGICREVNQAGHIVIATADGDVRIGSGEVVEWQ; encoded by the coding sequence ATGTCACCCGCCCGCCCGTTGATGTTTGATCTCGGCCGAATTCGTAAATCAGGGATCTTTGGTCATGTCGAGTATCATCGATCCCTTCCGTCGACAAATACCACTGCACGCGAATTATTCGTTCCACTGTTGGCACACGCTCCGGCACTGGTGTTAGCCGACGAACAAACAGCTGGACGCGGACGCGGAATGCGAGAGTGGTGGTCCACAGCAGGGGCACTCACTTTTTCGCTGGTGATCAGGCCCGCCGATATAGGATTGTCTCAGGAGAATTGTCCAATGCTATCGCTGGCGACGGGAGTCGCCGTGCACGACATGCTGGCCGGCGAGCTGACGTCGACTGCGATCAGCATCAAGTGGCCGAACGATGTTTATGTGCAACACCAGAAGATCTGCGGTATTCTGTCCGAACACGTCACAACTGACGGGCAATCAGGAGTCATTGTCGGCGTCGGGATCAATGTCAATAATTCTCTGGCGCATGCTCCGGATGATGTTCGTTTTCGCGCGACGTCGATGTTTGACGAACAACAGCAGTCATTCGATTTGACACAAATCCTGCTGGCGACTACGGCCCGCATTCTTCACAGAGCAAATGAGCTGGCGCAGGATGCGGCTCGAATCATCCAACCGTTCAACCAGAATCATCTGCTGAACGGACGGCGGGTGACAGTCAATTCACCGACTCCGGTGACCGGAATTTGCAGGGAAGTCAACCAGGCTGGACATATTGTTATTGCAACCGCGGATGGCGATGTCCGGATTGGCAGCGGCGAAG